From one Burkholderia pyrrocinia genomic stretch:
- a CDS encoding OpgC domain-containing protein yields the protein MTAPARAGRYAELDFFRGLVLLVIVVDHIGGSILSRVTLHAYALCDAAEVFVFLGGFATAIAYNSLAERHDEAAARQRFIRRAFEIYRAFLVTAGLMLLITAALNAFAIDGPNMPTNDLDGLLHKPLAALRDILLFRRQPYLASVLPMYAFFALLVPLALPLARTQPWLMLAFSGSLWVAAPHVARFLPTVEGAPWDFNPFAWQFLFVLGVIARCQPVYQTLAPKPQGWLLTAVSLAIVAAGAYYRLRIEPFPTDPSIKQNLGALRLVNFLAIAWLAAKLVHLGWMKKVAHAMPWIGTIGRQGLLCFVAGTGISLAVDSLLYQATEGYLDVPLGLTADAVAIGLLYLVAKLYGPLVARLPFRSRQ from the coding sequence ATGACCGCGCCTGCCCGGGCCGGCCGCTACGCCGAGCTCGATTTCTTCCGCGGCCTCGTGCTGCTCGTCATCGTCGTCGACCACATCGGCGGCAGCATCCTGTCGCGCGTGACGCTGCACGCGTACGCGCTGTGCGACGCGGCCGAAGTATTCGTGTTCCTCGGCGGCTTCGCGACCGCGATCGCGTACAACTCGCTCGCCGAGCGGCACGACGAGGCCGCCGCGCGCCAGCGCTTCATCCGGCGCGCGTTCGAGATCTACCGCGCGTTCCTCGTGACGGCCGGCCTGATGCTGCTGATCACGGCCGCGCTGAACGCGTTCGCGATCGACGGCCCGAACATGCCGACCAACGATCTCGACGGCCTGCTCCACAAGCCGCTCGCCGCGCTGCGCGACATCCTGCTGTTCCGCCGCCAGCCGTACCTCGCGTCGGTGTTGCCGATGTATGCGTTCTTCGCCTTGCTCGTCCCGCTTGCGCTGCCGCTCGCGCGCACGCAACCGTGGCTGATGCTCGCGTTCAGCGGATCGCTGTGGGTCGCGGCGCCGCACGTCGCGCGCTTTTTGCCGACCGTCGAAGGCGCGCCGTGGGACTTCAATCCGTTCGCGTGGCAGTTCCTGTTCGTGCTCGGCGTGATCGCGCGCTGCCAGCCTGTCTACCAGACGCTCGCGCCCAAACCGCAGGGCTGGCTGCTGACGGCCGTCTCGCTCGCGATCGTCGCAGCCGGCGCGTACTACCGGCTGCGCATCGAGCCGTTCCCGACCGATCCGTCGATCAAGCAGAACCTCGGCGCGCTGCGGCTCGTGAACTTCCTCGCGATCGCGTGGCTCGCGGCCAAGCTCGTGCACCTCGGCTGGATGAAGAAGGTCGCGCACGCGATGCCGTGGATCGGCACGATCGGCCGGCAGGGGCTGCTGTGCTTCGTCGCGGGCACCGGCATCTCGCTCGCGGTCGATTCGCTGCTTTACCAGGCGACCGAAGGCTATCTCGACGTGCCGCTCGGCCTGACCGCCGATGCCGTCGCGATAGGCCTGCTGTATCTCGTCGCCAAACTCTACGGGCCGCTCGTCGCGCGGCTGCCGTTCCGTTCGCGGCAATGA
- a CDS encoding LysR family transcriptional regulator — protein MDHLQAMRIFARVAHLGSFTKAAEQLQLPRPTVSNAVQYLEKHLNIRLLQRTTRRVALTAEGATYYERCAQLLLDLDDAESLFEDARESPRGVIRVDLPERFALNQVIPALPDFHARYRDLRVVISTTDRFVDLVADGIDCAVRVGVLSDTSLVARRIGEMTQINCASPAYLARHGTPRSPDELPDHIAVGYFSSRTGRELDWEYADMDSGELHTVKMHSIVSVNSSQAYLACCLAGLGLIQAPRDGLAPLLADGSLVEVLPEWHAEPLPVSVVFPHGRHLAPRVRIFVDWLAETLGGSRRTD, from the coding sequence ATGGACCATCTGCAAGCAATGCGCATCTTCGCGCGCGTCGCCCATCTCGGCAGCTTCACGAAAGCGGCCGAGCAATTGCAACTGCCGCGTCCGACGGTCAGCAACGCCGTCCAGTATCTGGAAAAGCACCTGAATATCCGCCTGCTGCAGCGCACGACGCGGCGCGTCGCACTGACCGCCGAGGGCGCGACCTATTACGAGCGCTGCGCGCAGTTACTGCTCGATCTCGACGATGCGGAATCGCTGTTCGAGGATGCCCGCGAGTCACCGCGCGGCGTGATCCGCGTCGACCTGCCCGAGCGCTTCGCGCTGAACCAGGTGATCCCGGCACTGCCGGATTTCCACGCGCGCTACCGCGACCTGCGCGTCGTGATCAGCACGACCGACCGCTTCGTCGATCTCGTCGCCGACGGCATCGACTGCGCGGTGCGGGTCGGTGTGCTGTCCGACACGTCGCTCGTCGCACGGCGGATCGGCGAGATGACGCAGATCAACTGCGCGTCGCCCGCGTATCTCGCGCGCCACGGCACGCCGCGCTCGCCGGACGAGTTGCCCGACCACATCGCGGTCGGCTATTTCTCGAGCCGCACGGGCCGCGAGCTGGACTGGGAATATGCGGACATGGATTCGGGCGAGTTGCACACGGTGAAGATGCACAGCATCGTGTCGGTCAACAGCTCGCAGGCGTATCTCGCGTGCTGTCTCGCGGGCCTCGGGCTGATCCAGGCGCCGCGCGACGGGCTCGCGCCGCTGCTCGCCGACGGCTCGCTGGTCGAGGTGCTGCCGGAATGGCATGCGGAGCCGCTGCCCGTGTCGGTGGTGTTCCCGCACGGGCGCCATCTCGCGCCGCGCGTGCGGATCTTCGTCGACTGGCTCGCGGAAACGCTCGGCGGCTCGCGCCGGACGGACTGA
- a CDS encoding aldo/keto reductase — protein MDTRRLGRTGPQVSAIALGCMGMSDFYGPADRDESIATLHAALDNGITMLDTGDFSGMGDIVPLIGARKRTQPQDALRAPELQLTVNDLARIEAAVPAGAAAGDRYPASRMVHLDSEQARGGFTGPERRA, from the coding sequence ATGGACACGCGTCGACTGGGCCGCACGGGCCCGCAGGTTTCGGCGATCGCGCTCGGCTGCATGGGGATGTCGGATTTCTACGGGCCGGCCGACCGCGACGAAAGCATCGCGACGCTGCACGCGGCGCTCGACAACGGGATCACGATGCTCGACACCGGCGATTTCTCCGGGATGGGCGACATCGTGCCGCTGATCGGCGCGCGCAAGCGCACACAACCGCAGGACGCATTGCGTGCGCCTGAATTGCAACTAACGGTCAATGATCTCGCGCGCATCGAAGCGGCGGTTCCCGCCGGGGCGGCTGCCGGTGACCGCTATCCGGCTTCACGGATGGTTCACCTCGACAGCGAGCAGGCGCGGGGGGGATTCACGGGGCCTGAACGGCGGGCCTGA
- a CDS encoding sulfite exporter TauE/SafE family protein codes for MQIHTLTIIVLVFLLAGAVKGMIGLGLPTIAMGLLTLAMPPSAAASLLLVPSFITNVWQLWLGPSFGPLLRRLWPLLAGLAIGTLTGGLPALAAGSTWTHAALGVVLIAYGLWGLAAARLPAPGRHETWLSAVVGYLTGVVTAATGVFVVPAVPYLQALRLSKDDLIQALGLSFTASTIALGLQLRVTGALQTVDLGVSALALVPALAGMAGGQYARRVMSEKAFRRCFFVGLIALGAYMAVSGWL; via the coding sequence ATGCAAATTCATACGCTGACGATCATCGTGCTGGTTTTCCTGCTGGCCGGCGCGGTGAAGGGAATGATCGGGCTCGGGCTGCCGACGATCGCGATGGGGTTGCTGACGCTCGCGATGCCGCCGTCGGCCGCGGCGAGCCTGCTGCTCGTGCCGTCGTTCATCACCAATGTGTGGCAGTTGTGGCTCGGCCCGTCGTTCGGGCCGCTGCTGCGTCGCCTGTGGCCGCTGCTCGCCGGTCTCGCGATCGGCACGCTGACGGGCGGGCTGCCCGCGCTCGCGGCCGGCAGCACATGGACGCATGCGGCGCTCGGCGTGGTGCTGATCGCCTACGGGCTGTGGGGGCTGGCCGCCGCGCGGCTGCCCGCGCCGGGGCGTCACGAAACCTGGCTGTCGGCGGTGGTCGGCTATCTGACGGGCGTCGTGACGGCCGCGACCGGCGTGTTCGTCGTGCCGGCCGTGCCGTACCTGCAGGCGCTGCGGCTGTCGAAGGACGACCTGATCCAGGCGCTCGGGCTGTCGTTTACCGCATCGACGATCGCACTCGGCTTGCAGTTGCGCGTGACGGGCGCGCTGCAGACGGTCGATCTCGGCGTGTCGGCGCTCGCACTCGTGCCGGCGCTGGCCGGAATGGCCGGCGGGCAATACGCGCGGCGCGTGATGAGCGAGAAGGCGTTCAGGCGCTGCTTCTTCGTCGGGCTGATTGCGCTCGGTGCGTACATGGCCGTTTCGGGGTGGCTGTAA
- a CDS encoding LysR substrate-binding domain-containing protein, whose protein sequence is MRFDLTDLRLFLNICEAGTITSGAERTHITLQAASERIRGMEDELGVPLLHRTKSGAQATDAGRALEHHARTVLQQIDHMRGELQQYGQGLRGHIRLLCNTASLSEYLPDALADYLPHHPKLSISVEERSSQEIVHAIRNRTAEVGIVADSVGLGGLEQKPFREDWLIVVVPAAHPLASHDKVTFDAIADADFIGLTDGSALQVHLADQARALGKRIRYRVQLKSFDAICRVIASGVGIGIVSRHAAERAMQTLDVRLVELADPWSHRKLTLCARSFDALPKYTREFVAFLSGEATPR, encoded by the coding sequence ATGCGCTTCGACCTGACCGACCTGCGGCTCTTCCTGAACATCTGCGAGGCCGGCACGATCACGAGCGGCGCCGAGCGGACGCACATCACGCTGCAGGCCGCGAGCGAACGCATCCGCGGCATGGAGGACGAGCTCGGCGTGCCGCTGCTGCATCGGACCAAGTCGGGCGCGCAGGCGACCGACGCCGGCCGCGCGCTCGAACACCACGCGCGCACCGTGCTGCAGCAGATCGACCACATGCGCGGCGAACTGCAGCAATACGGACAGGGCCTGCGCGGCCATATCCGGCTGCTGTGCAACACGGCGTCGCTGAGCGAATACCTGCCCGACGCGCTGGCCGATTACCTGCCGCATCATCCGAAGCTGTCGATCAGCGTCGAGGAGCGTTCGAGCCAGGAGATCGTGCATGCGATCCGCAACAGGACGGCCGAGGTCGGCATCGTCGCCGATTCGGTCGGGCTCGGCGGGCTCGAACAGAAACCGTTCCGCGAGGACTGGCTGATCGTCGTCGTGCCGGCCGCGCATCCGCTCGCGTCGCACGACAAGGTCACGTTCGACGCGATCGCCGACGCGGACTTCATCGGCCTCACCGACGGCAGCGCGCTGCAGGTTCATCTCGCCGACCAGGCGCGCGCGCTCGGCAAGCGGATCCGCTATCGCGTGCAACTGAAGAGCTTCGATGCGATCTGCCGCGTGATCGCGAGCGGCGTGGGCATCGGCATCGTGTCGCGGCATGCTGCCGAGCGCGCGATGCAGACGCTGGACGTGCGGCTCGTCGAGCTGGCCGATCCGTGGAGCCACCGGAAGCTGACGCTCTGCGCGCGATCGTTCGATGCGCTGCCGAAGTACACGCGGGAGTTCGTGGCGTTTTTGTCCGGCGAAGCAACGCCGCGGTGA
- a CDS encoding LysR substrate-binding domain-containing protein codes for MRRLPPLHALQIFSTVARHRSFTRAAEQLCITQGAVSRQIQTLEAHYGFPLFKRHAKGLTLTAEGEQLLPVVNESFARIEDISMKLTRQRTDLALKVPTCVMRWMLPRIMRFQGEHPDLHVQITTAWQHVVDFSTEPFDAAVVYGTSPGAGVFALPLFDERLTPVCAPELRQASPLDAVGDLARHTLLHPTRDHRDWRAWLDHAGERNVDPARGPTFDTLDLATNAAMQGFGVAIGDVTLVDDDVSARRLERPFDIVLETGARYFFVYPENIGNQQKIRAFSDWIARHRD; via the coding sequence ATGCGCCGACTTCCGCCCCTGCACGCGCTGCAGATCTTCTCGACGGTGGCTCGCCACCGCAGCTTCACGCGCGCGGCCGAGCAGCTGTGCATCACGCAGGGCGCGGTGAGCCGGCAGATCCAGACGCTCGAGGCGCATTACGGCTTTCCGCTGTTCAAGCGCCATGCGAAGGGCCTCACGCTGACGGCGGAGGGCGAGCAACTGCTGCCGGTGGTCAACGAGAGCTTCGCACGGATCGAGGACATCTCGATGAAGCTCACGCGGCAGCGCACCGATCTCGCGCTGAAGGTGCCGACCTGCGTGATGCGCTGGATGCTGCCGCGCATCATGCGCTTCCAGGGCGAGCATCCGGATCTCCATGTGCAGATCACGACCGCGTGGCAGCACGTCGTCGATTTCTCGACCGAGCCGTTCGACGCGGCGGTCGTCTACGGCACGTCGCCCGGCGCGGGCGTATTCGCGCTGCCGCTGTTCGACGAACGGCTGACGCCTGTGTGCGCACCCGAGTTGCGGCAGGCGTCGCCGCTCGACGCGGTCGGCGATCTCGCGCGCCATACGCTGCTGCATCCGACACGCGACCATCGCGACTGGCGTGCATGGCTCGATCATGCGGGCGAGCGCAACGTCGATCCCGCGCGCGGGCCGACGTTCGACACGCTCGATCTCGCGACGAACGCGGCGATGCAGGGCTTCGGCGTCGCGATCGGCGACGTGACGCTCGTCGACGACGACGTCAGCGCGCGCCGGCTCGAACGGCCGTTCGACATCGTGCTCGAGACGGGCGCACGCTACTTCTTCGTCTATCCCGAGAATATCGGCAACCAGCAGAAGATCCGCGCGTTCAGCGACTGGATCGCACGCCATCGGGACTGA
- a CDS encoding FAD-dependent monooxygenase, with translation MQTNLKVAIVGAGIGGLTLALALREHGIDAQLYEQTHELREVGAAVALSANATRFYERMGLRAAFDAVCADIPGLVYRDGRSGAVIGHHRGEPDYRRQFGGAYWGVHRSDLQAVLSKAVGPDCIHLGHRLVDLAQQPDRVTLSFDNGTRVDADLVIGADGARSITRRWMLGYDDALYSGCSGFRGVVPAARMDLLPDPDTIQFWVGPHGHLLHYPIGDNGDQNFLLVERHPSPSPWPSRDWVMPAQEGEQLRVFGDWHPAVVQMITAVPISQRWGLFHRPPLGRWSRGRVTLIGDAAHALVPHHGQGANQSIEDAVVLAAQLAKAGPGKWREAQEAYERLRRGRTRKVQYASISAADVLHLPDGPAAQARNARLADRDRVLQHLDWIHDFDALDDEPSERQGGTWL, from the coding sequence ATGCAGACGAATCTGAAGGTTGCGATCGTCGGCGCCGGCATCGGCGGCCTGACGCTCGCGCTCGCATTGCGCGAGCACGGCATCGACGCGCAGCTCTACGAGCAGACCCATGAATTGCGCGAAGTCGGCGCGGCCGTCGCGCTGTCGGCCAATGCGACGCGCTTCTACGAACGCATGGGCTTGCGCGCGGCCTTCGATGCGGTGTGCGCGGACATCCCGGGGCTCGTGTATCGCGACGGGCGCAGCGGCGCGGTGATCGGCCATCATCGCGGCGAGCCCGACTACCGCCGGCAATTCGGCGGCGCGTACTGGGGCGTGCATCGATCCGATCTGCAGGCCGTGCTGTCGAAGGCGGTCGGTCCCGACTGCATCCATCTCGGCCATCGTCTGGTCGATCTCGCGCAGCAGCCCGATCGCGTGACGCTGTCGTTCGACAACGGCACGCGCGTCGACGCCGATCTCGTGATCGGCGCGGACGGCGCGCGTTCGATCACGCGGCGCTGGATGCTCGGCTACGACGATGCGCTGTATTCGGGCTGCTCGGGTTTTCGCGGCGTGGTGCCGGCCGCACGCATGGACCTGCTGCCCGATCCCGACACGATCCAGTTCTGGGTCGGGCCGCACGGGCATCTGCTGCACTATCCGATTGGCGACAACGGCGACCAGAACTTCCTGCTGGTCGAGCGGCATCCGTCGCCGTCGCCGTGGCCGTCGCGCGACTGGGTCATGCCGGCTCAGGAGGGAGAGCAACTGCGCGTGTTCGGCGACTGGCACCCGGCCGTGGTGCAGATGATCACCGCGGTGCCGATCAGCCAGCGCTGGGGGCTGTTCCACCGTCCGCCGCTCGGCCGCTGGAGCCGCGGGCGCGTGACGCTGATCGGCGATGCCGCGCATGCGCTGGTGCCGCACCACGGGCAGGGCGCGAACCAGTCGATCGAGGATGCGGTGGTGCTGGCGGCACAGCTCGCGAAGGCCGGGCCCGGGAAGTGGCGCGAGGCGCAGGAAGCCTACGAGCGGTTGCGGCGCGGCCGCACGCGCAAGGTGCAATACGCATCGATCTCCGCGGCCGACGTGCTGCACCTGCCCGACGGGCCGGCCGCGCAGGCGCGCAACGCGCGTCTGGCCGACCGCGATCGCGTGCTGCAGCACCTCGACTGGATTCACGACTTCGACGCGCTCGACGATGAGCCGAGCGAGCGGCAGGGCGGTACCTGGCTTTGA
- the bla gene encoding class A beta-lactamase, translating into MEHSPTRRSLLLAAVAAPFVAACTSAPVADQGRAHAAQAELAALEKASNGRLGIAALDTSNGVRIAHHARERFPLCGTYAVVAAAAILARGSLDASLLPRRILYRRYEVVSGSPITESHVDTGMTIAQLCEAMLQSGDKGAGNLLMSVLGGPQAVTSFAHGSGDTTFRLDRWEPELNQAAPGDERDTSTPVAMVDALQRLLLGDTLHEPQRTQLTEWMVGGARGATGIAAGVPPGWRVADKAGTGGYGTTTDVAVLWPPSRAPIVMAVSFTQPQADAAARADVVASAARIAAGALTATA; encoded by the coding sequence ATGGAACACTCTCCGACACGTCGCTCGCTGTTGCTTGCCGCCGTTGCAGCACCGTTCGTCGCCGCGTGCACGTCCGCGCCGGTCGCAGACCAGGGGCGCGCCCACGCCGCGCAGGCCGAACTCGCCGCGCTCGAGAAGGCGTCGAACGGCCGGCTCGGCATCGCCGCGCTCGATACGTCGAACGGCGTGCGCATCGCCCACCACGCGCGCGAGCGCTTCCCGCTGTGCGGCACGTATGCGGTCGTCGCGGCCGCCGCGATACTTGCACGCGGCTCGCTCGACGCGTCGCTGCTGCCGCGCCGCATCCTGTACCGCCGCTATGAAGTCGTGTCGGGCTCGCCGATCACGGAAAGCCACGTCGACACGGGCATGACGATCGCGCAGCTTTGCGAGGCGATGCTGCAGTCGGGCGACAAGGGCGCGGGCAACCTGCTGATGAGCGTGCTCGGCGGCCCGCAGGCCGTCACGTCGTTCGCGCACGGGAGCGGCGACACGACGTTCCGCCTCGATCGCTGGGAACCCGAGCTGAACCAGGCCGCGCCGGGCGACGAACGCGACACGTCGACGCCGGTCGCGATGGTCGACGCGCTGCAGCGTCTGCTGCTCGGCGACACGCTGCACGAACCGCAGCGCACGCAACTGACGGAATGGATGGTCGGCGGCGCGCGTGGCGCGACCGGCATCGCGGCGGGCGTGCCGCCCGGCTGGCGCGTCGCGGACAAGGCCGGCACCGGCGGTTACGGCACGACGACCGACGTCGCGGTGCTGTGGCCGCCGTCGCGCGCGCCGATCGTGATGGCCGTGTCGTTCACGCAGCCGCAGGCCGACGCGGCGGCACGCGCGGACGTCGTCGCATCGGCGGCGCGCATCGCGGCGGGCGCGCTCACCGCGACGGCCTGA
- a CDS encoding porin, translating to MKKHVIFAAALAAFAAPAFAQNSVTLYGLIDEGINYTNNVNVNGVGKTNYQLASGFAQGSRWGLKGTEDLGGGLKAIFTLENGFDVNNGRLGQGGRMFGRQAFVGLSESRFGTLTFGRQYDSVVDYLAPLTANGNWGGTLFSHPFDNDNTDNSFRVNNTVKYASADWNGLTFGGTYSFSNSTGFSNNRQYSIGAQYSLAGLQVAAAYLQANNPGIGNAGAIAADDANFVADRLRIFGGGVNYTFGPATVGFVYTKTDVKNPVSTVYLPASTFAGLGLTATKFQNFEINGKYQLTPDFYLGAQYVYTDGKFDAAAGSFKPKYHTVGLMADYSLSKRTDVYLQGAWQKVGGDKTGTAADGGYVVGTDGPSASSNQFAVRAAIRHKF from the coding sequence ATGAAGAAGCACGTCATTTTTGCCGCCGCGCTCGCCGCTTTCGCCGCGCCGGCGTTTGCCCAGAACAGCGTGACGTTGTACGGCCTGATCGACGAGGGCATCAATTACACGAACAACGTGAACGTCAATGGGGTCGGAAAGACGAATTACCAGCTCGCGAGCGGTTTTGCGCAGGGCAGCCGCTGGGGCCTGAAGGGCACCGAGGACCTCGGCGGCGGGCTCAAGGCGATCTTCACGCTGGAAAACGGTTTTGACGTGAACAACGGCCGGCTCGGCCAGGGCGGCCGCATGTTCGGCCGCCAGGCGTTCGTCGGGCTGAGCGAGTCGCGCTTCGGCACGCTGACCTTCGGCCGCCAGTACGATTCCGTCGTCGACTATCTCGCGCCGCTGACCGCGAACGGCAACTGGGGCGGCACGCTGTTCTCGCACCCGTTCGACAACGACAACACGGACAACTCGTTCCGCGTCAACAACACGGTCAAGTATGCGAGCGCCGACTGGAACGGACTGACGTTCGGCGGCACGTACAGCTTCAGCAACAGCACCGGCTTCTCGAACAACCGCCAGTACAGCATCGGCGCGCAGTATTCGCTGGCCGGGCTGCAGGTCGCGGCCGCGTACCTGCAGGCGAACAACCCGGGCATCGGCAACGCGGGCGCGATCGCGGCCGACGACGCGAACTTCGTCGCCGATCGCCTGCGCATCTTCGGCGGCGGCGTCAACTACACGTTCGGCCCGGCAACGGTCGGCTTCGTCTACACGAAGACGGACGTGAAGAACCCTGTGTCGACCGTCTACCTGCCGGCCTCGACGTTCGCCGGCCTCGGGCTGACCGCGACGAAGTTCCAGAACTTCGAAATCAACGGCAAGTACCAGCTCACGCCCGATTTCTATCTCGGCGCGCAATACGTATACACGGACGGCAAGTTCGATGCCGCGGCCGGCTCGTTCAAGCCGAAGTACCACACGGTCGGCCTGATGGCCGACTACAGCCTGTCGAAGCGCACCGACGTCTATCTGCAGGGCGCGTGGCAGAAGGTCGGCGGCGACAAGACCGGCACGGCGGCCGACGGCGGTTACGTCGTCGGGACGGACGGCCCGTCCGCATCGTCGAACCAGTTCGCGGTGCGCGCCGCGATCCGCCACAAGTTCTGA
- a CDS encoding peptidoglycan DD-metalloendopeptidase family protein yields the protein METHEIHHKAAWLSGLAAVLVMAGCASTQSVPPSDTLAGQSSPSSQPAAAPSAATPPPAPIFVARKYVVKRGDTLTGIASANDCSVADLRTWNKLGANRRLRMGQVLRIVRQQPLPPSGAAGTQAAAPAGASDAAAGNQATAQATASTASDRQVVKETKRHAGGVALKWPANGKIVEGFRPGQNRGIQIAGRPGDPVRAAADGRVMYAGTGLNDYGSLIIVQHNADFLTAYAHNRKLLVKTGDIVRQGDAIAEMGDLDNSRVALLFEVRRDGKPVNPMPYLPSSQG from the coding sequence ATGGAAACGCACGAGATTCACCACAAGGCGGCATGGCTGTCGGGCCTGGCCGCCGTGCTCGTCATGGCCGGTTGTGCAAGCACGCAGTCCGTCCCGCCGAGCGACACGCTGGCGGGGCAGTCGTCGCCGTCGAGCCAGCCCGCCGCTGCGCCGTCGGCCGCCACACCGCCGCCGGCGCCGATTTTCGTCGCGCGCAAGTACGTCGTGAAGCGCGGCGACACGCTGACGGGCATCGCGTCCGCGAACGACTGCAGCGTTGCCGACCTGCGCACCTGGAACAAGCTGGGCGCGAACCGCAGGCTGCGCATGGGGCAGGTGCTGCGCATCGTCAGGCAGCAGCCGCTGCCGCCGTCGGGCGCGGCCGGCACGCAGGCTGCCGCGCCGGCCGGCGCGAGCGATGCGGCGGCGGGTAATCAGGCAACGGCACAGGCCACGGCATCGACGGCGAGCGACCGTCAGGTCGTCAAGGAAACGAAGCGGCATGCGGGCGGCGTCGCGCTCAAGTGGCCCGCAAACGGCAAGATCGTCGAGGGGTTCAGGCCGGGCCAGAACCGCGGCATCCAGATCGCCGGCCGGCCGGGCGACCCGGTTCGCGCGGCGGCCGACGGCCGCGTGATGTATGCGGGCACCGGCCTGAACGATTACGGCAGCCTGATCATCGTCCAGCACAACGCGGATTTCCTGACCGCGTATGCGCACAATCGCAAGCTGCTCGTGAAGACGGGCGACATCGTGCGCCAGGGCGACGCGATCGCCGAGATGGGCGACCTCGACAACTCGCGCGTCGCGCTGCTGTTCGAGGTGAGGCGCGACGGCAAGCCGGTGAATCCGATGCCGTACCTGCCTTCGTCGCAAGGGTGA
- a CDS encoding alpha/beta hydrolase: MRRLALPFAVALIAGSIATARATPPAPTVSPAPPLAAQAAQAAPVTPAAQEPPVNPGSSVVLRTFRSASLKRDWSYTVYLPPGYNPEGARYPVMYLLHGNAGNANDWITQGRLQATTDTLIERREIPPVVIVMPQGGTDWYVDRKEKMQSAFLNDLLPEVEAHFAVSNQRAGRAIGGVSMGGFGALRFSLLEPGLFCGAMLLSPAIYANEPPLNSAARYVGVFGDRQFDSRVWHELNYPALMRGYFARSWRVPMFIAAGDDDLTIQAESSVLYTQLRRAQNPAELRIVDGGHTWDVWRGLLGQGLKYALECVK, translated from the coding sequence ATGCGCCGACTCGCCCTTCCGTTCGCCGTCGCCCTGATCGCCGGCTCGATCGCCACCGCCCGCGCCACACCGCCCGCGCCGACGGTTTCGCCCGCGCCGCCGTTGGCCGCGCAAGCCGCCCAGGCCGCGCCGGTCACGCCGGCCGCCCAGGAGCCGCCGGTCAATCCGGGCAGCAGCGTCGTGCTGCGCACGTTCCGGTCGGCATCGCTGAAGCGCGACTGGTCGTACACGGTCTACCTGCCGCCCGGCTATAACCCGGAAGGCGCGCGCTACCCGGTGATGTACCTGCTGCACGGCAATGCCGGCAACGCAAACGACTGGATCACGCAGGGCCGGCTGCAGGCCACCACCGACACATTGATCGAGCGCCGCGAGATTCCGCCCGTCGTGATCGTGATGCCGCAGGGCGGCACCGACTGGTACGTCGACCGCAAGGAGAAGATGCAGAGCGCGTTCCTCAACGACCTGCTGCCCGAAGTCGAAGCGCACTTCGCGGTGTCGAACCAGCGCGCGGGCCGCGCGATCGGCGGCGTGTCGATGGGCGGTTTCGGCGCGCTGCGTTTCTCGCTGCTCGAACCCGGCCTGTTCTGCGGCGCGATGCTGCTGAGCCCCGCGATCTATGCGAACGAGCCGCCGCTCAATTCCGCCGCGCGCTATGTCGGCGTGTTCGGCGACCGGCAGTTCGACTCGCGCGTGTGGCACGAGCTCAACTACCCGGCGCTGATGCGCGGCTATTTCGCGCGTAGCTGGCGCGTGCCGATGTTCATCGCGGCCGGCGACGACGACCTGACGATCCAGGCCGAATCGAGCGTGCTGTACACGCAGCTGCGCCGTGCGCAGAACCCGGCCGAGCTGCGCATCGTCGACGGCGGGCATACGTGGGACGTGTGGCGCGGGTTGCTCGGGCAGGGGTTGAAGTACGCGCTCGAGTGCGTGAAGTGA